A genomic region of Notamacropus eugenii isolate mMacEug1 chromosome 3, mMacEug1.pri_v2, whole genome shotgun sequence contains the following coding sequences:
- the RNF41 gene encoding E3 ubiquitin-protein ligase NRDP1 isoform X1, whose product MGYDVARFQGDVDEDLICPICSGVLEEPVQAPHCEHAFCNACITQWFSQQQTCPVDRSVVTVAHLRPVPRIMRNMLSKLQIACDNAVFGCSAVVRLDNLMSHLSDCEHNPKRPVTCEQGCGLEMPKDELPNHNCIKHLRSVVQQQQTRIAELEKTSAEHKHQLAEQKRDIQLLKAYMRAIRSVNPNLQNLEETIEYNEILEWVNSLQPARVTRWGGMISTPDAVLQAVIKRSLVESGCPASIVNELIENAHERSWPQGLATLETRQMNRRYYENYVAKRIPGKQAVVVMACENQHMGDDMVQEPGLVMIFAHGVEEI is encoded by the exons ATGGGGTATGATGTAGCCCGTTTCCAGGGGGATGTTGATGAAGACCTTATCTGTCCTATCTGCAGTGGAGTTCTGGAGGAGCCAGTACAG GCCCCTCACTGTGAGCACGCCTTCTGCAATGCCTGCATCACCCAGTGGTTCTCTCAGCAGCAGACGTGCCCGGTAGACCGAAGTGTAGTGACTGTTGCCCACCTGCGCCCCGTCCCCCGGATCATGCGGAACATGCTGTCCAAACTACAGATTGCCTGTGACAACGCTGTGTTTGGCTGCAGTGCCGTTGTGCGGCTGGACAACCTCATGTCTCATCTCAGTGACTGTGAGCACAACCCCAAGCGGCCCGTCACCTGCGAGCAGGGATGTGG CCTGGAGATGCCCAAAGATGAGCTGCCCAACCACAACTGCATTAAGCATCTTCGTTCAGTGGTACAGCAGCAGCAGACCCGCATTGCGGAGCTGGAGAAGACATCTGCTGAGCATAAGCACCAGCTGGCTGAGCAG AAGCGGGACATTCAGCTGCTGAAGGCCTACATGCGAGCTATCCGCAGTGTCAATCCCAATCTTCAGAACCTGGAGGAAACCATTGAATACAATGAGATCCTAGA GTGGGTCAACTCTCTGCAGCCTGCGCGGGTCACGCGCTGGGGCGGCATGATCTCCACTCCGGATGCTGTGCTGCAAGCCGTCATCAAGCGCTCTCTGGTGGAGAGTGGCTGTCCAGCCTCCATAGTCAATGAGCTCATTGAAAATGCCCATGAGCGAAGCTGGCCCCAGGGCCTGGCCACCCTAGAGACACGTCAGATGAACCGGCGCTACTATGAGAACTACGTAGCCAAACGTATCCCTGGCAAGCAGGCGGTGGTGGTAATGGCCTGTGAAAACCAGCACATGGGGGATGACATGGTGCAGGAACCGGGCCTTGTCATGATATTTGCGCACGGCGTGGAGGAAATCTAG
- the RNF41 gene encoding E3 ubiquitin-protein ligase NRDP1 isoform X2 → MRNMLSKLQIACDNAVFGCSAVVRLDNLMSHLSDCEHNPKRPVTCEQGCGLEMPKDELPNHNCIKHLRSVVQQQQTRIAELEKTSAEHKHQLAEQKRDIQLLKAYMRAIRSVNPNLQNLEETIEYNEILEWVNSLQPARVTRWGGMISTPDAVLQAVIKRSLVESGCPASIVNELIENAHERSWPQGLATLETRQMNRRYYENYVAKRIPGKQAVVVMACENQHMGDDMVQEPGLVMIFAHGVEEI, encoded by the exons ATGCGGAACATGCTGTCCAAACTACAGATTGCCTGTGACAACGCTGTGTTTGGCTGCAGTGCCGTTGTGCGGCTGGACAACCTCATGTCTCATCTCAGTGACTGTGAGCACAACCCCAAGCGGCCCGTCACCTGCGAGCAGGGATGTGG CCTGGAGATGCCCAAAGATGAGCTGCCCAACCACAACTGCATTAAGCATCTTCGTTCAGTGGTACAGCAGCAGCAGACCCGCATTGCGGAGCTGGAGAAGACATCTGCTGAGCATAAGCACCAGCTGGCTGAGCAG AAGCGGGACATTCAGCTGCTGAAGGCCTACATGCGAGCTATCCGCAGTGTCAATCCCAATCTTCAGAACCTGGAGGAAACCATTGAATACAATGAGATCCTAGA GTGGGTCAACTCTCTGCAGCCTGCGCGGGTCACGCGCTGGGGCGGCATGATCTCCACTCCGGATGCTGTGCTGCAAGCCGTCATCAAGCGCTCTCTGGTGGAGAGTGGCTGTCCAGCCTCCATAGTCAATGAGCTCATTGAAAATGCCCATGAGCGAAGCTGGCCCCAGGGCCTGGCCACCCTAGAGACACGTCAGATGAACCGGCGCTACTATGAGAACTACGTAGCCAAACGTATCCCTGGCAAGCAGGCGGTGGTGGTAATGGCCTGTGAAAACCAGCACATGGGGGATGACATGGTGCAGGAACCGGGCCTTGTCATGATATTTGCGCACGGCGTGGAGGAAATCTAG